Below is a genomic region from Virgibacillus dokdonensis.
AGCAGCTCAAGCGTTGGAAAGAGATGATCGATCTTTAGAAGAAATCGATGATTTTTCTAAAATCAAGGGGATTGGCAAAGGAACAAGTGCTGTTATTCAAGCGTACATACAAACAGGACAATCTAAGACCTTGCAAGATTTAGAAGAGCAAGTTCCAAAAGGTTTGCTCTCATTACTACAGCTTCCAGGGCTTGGTGGTAAGAAAATTGCTAAACTTTATCATGAATTAGGTGTTACAGATGCTGAAGGATTAAGGGAAGCATGCGAAGCTGGGCGAGTAGAAAGGTTAGCGGGATTTGGTAAAAAAACAGTTGAAAAAATAGTAGCAGCACTAGAAGAAGCAAATAAACGCCCAGAACGTTTACCAATTGCGATGATGCTGCCTTTAGCTGAAAAATTGGAAGACTACTTGAACCAAATAAAAGAAGTTGATCGTTTTTCAAGAGCAGGAAGCTTGCGGCGGATGAGAGAAACTGTCAAAGATATCGACTTTATCATTGCAACAGAACAACCAGCTATCGTGAGAGACCATTTATTAGCAATGGATGGGGTAAAAAACGTAATTGCTAAAGGGGAAACGAAAGTATCTATTGTCATGGAAGATGTATATGATGTAAATGTGGATTTTCGTATGGTTCAGAAGGATGCATTTGCTTCTACGCTACACCATTTTACTGGCTCAAAGGAACATAATGTTGCTATGCGTCAAATAGCAAAGTCTCGTGGTGAAAAGATTAACGAGTATGGTGTAGAAGTTGAAGAAACGGGAGAAAATCTTACCTTTCATTCAGAAAAAGCTTTTTTTAATCATTTTGATCTGCACTATATTCCTCCTGAATTAAGGGAAAATACTGGAGAAACAGAGGTATTTCAATCCCCTTATCCACTTTTAGAGCTGTCGGATATAAATGGGGATTTACACATGCATACGACGTGGAGTGATGGAGCACAATCATTAGAAGAAATGGTCTTACGAGCGATAGAAAAGTCGTATCAATTTATCGCCATTACAGATCACTCCAAATTCTTAAAAGTTGCTAACGGACTAACTGAACAGCGATTACGTAAACAGCATGAAGAAATAGTACGTTTAAATGAAAAATATCCTGATATTCATATTTTTTCAGGTGTAGAAATGGATATACTACCTGATGGAAATCTTGATTTTTCGAATGAATTTCTGCGTGAACTCGACTTTGTTATTGCGTCCATACACTCAAGTTTTAACCAACCCGAAGATAAAATTATGTATCGATTAGAAGCAGCATTAGAAAATCCTTACGTTTCACTTATTGCTCATCCTACAGGTAGATTAATTGGTAAGCGAGATGGTTATCAAGTTAATGTTAGTGCTTTAATTGACAGAGCGAAAGAAACAAATACAGCATTAGAAATGAATGCAAACCCCAACCGTCTAGATTTATCTTACCAGTGGGCTCGAGAAGCTCAAGAGAAAGGCGTTATATTAGCGATCAATACGGATGCTCATAATTATCAAATGTTAGAGCATATGACATACGGAGTTGGCGTCGCTAGAAAAGGATGGATTAAACCAGAAACGGTTATGAACACGTGGTCTACGCAAGAGCTGATTGCCTATTTTAAACGAAATAAATAATGATCCTATAGATATACTCCGATAACTGGTGTATGTTGTACAACACGAAGATCGAAAAAGCAAAATAGGAGGTTATGAAGAAGCTCCTATTTATCTTGAACAATCTGTAAAAGGAGTTATTGACATGAACGAGCGCATGTTACGCGTACTCGAGTTTGATAAGATTATTGAACAAGTAACCAATTATGCAGCAACATCTATTGGGAAACAAGCATTGCAGCAAACGCATCCTTCTACAGATATGGACACAGTGGTTCGCTTGCAAGATGAAACGGATGAGGCAACGCATATAGAGAGGTTAAACAAAACGCTACCTTTGGGAGGGGTTTTTGATATACGCCCAAGTTTAAAACGCGTTTCCATTGGAGGAGTGCTATCCGCAGGCGAGTGTATTGAGGTTTCTAGCACTATATATGGCGCAAGGATGGCAAAAGACTTTGTCGATCGATTAGAGGAAGATTTTCCTATTCTTAGTGCAATGGCAAAGGAGATTACTCCGTTAAGACAATTAGAACAAGCAATCAATCGTTGTATTAATGATGACGGTCATATGCTAGATAGCGCTTCTGAAAAGTTACGAGGAATACGCTCTTCCATTCGTACGTTAGAAAGTAGGGTCAGAGAGAAATTAAGCAACTTTACGAAAACACATAGCAACAAATTGTCAGATGTTATCATCACAATACGAAATGATCGCTATGTTCTCCCGGTAAAGCAGGAATATCGCAGTGCTATCGGAGGAATTGTTCACGATCAATCCGCTTCAGGTCAAACGCTATTTATGGAGCCAAAAGCTGTTGTTGATATAAATAATCAATTACAAGAAGCGTTTGTTAATGAAAAGAGAGAAATGGACAGGATATTAGTTTCACTTAGCAACTTGATTGCAGAAGAAGTAAATGCTTTAGAGCATAATGTTCATTTACTTGGAAAAATGGATGTTATATTTGCCCGTGCAAAATACGGTCAGGCAATGAAAGGTACGAAACCAATAATGAATGACCGCGGTTTTATTAAAATGAACCAAGCTAGACATCCATTAATTGATCCACAAGACGTTGTTGCGAATGATATTAAGTTAGGCAAGGATTATACAGCAATTGTAATTACAGGACCGAATACAGGGGGGAAAACGGTCACCTTAAAAATGGTCGGACTCTGTTGTTTAATGGCTCAATCTGGTTTGCAAATTCCGGCATTGGATGGATGCGAGCTTGCTGTGTTCTCTCATGTTTTTGCAGATATTGGTGACGAGCAGTCAATAGAGCAAAATTTAAGTACGTTTTCATCACATATGACTACAATTGTAGACATTTTAAAGTATATTGATGAAAAAACACTTGTATTGTTTGACGAGCTTGGTGCTGGTACTGATCCTCAAGAAGGAGCAGCTTTAGCAATGGCAATCCTCGATGAAGTGATTGAAAGACAAGCTAGAGTAATAGCAACGACTCACTATCCAGAATTAAAAGCTTACGGATTTAATCGACGACAAGTTTTAAATGCTTCTGTAGAATTTGATGTTGAGACGTTACGTCCTACGTATCGTTTGTTATTAGGCATACCTGGACGAAGTAATGCCTTTGATATATCTCGGCGCTTAGGGCTTTCCACAGTAATTATTGATCATGCAAAGTCCTACGTCGGCATGGATTCCAAAAATGTTGAAAATATGATTGCTTCTTTAGAGCAATCGCAATTGAAGGCAGAAAAGGATTACGAGCAAGCTCATGACTTGCTACAACAAGCAGAAAACTTCTATGAAGATGTAAAGAATATTTGGCATGAATGGCAAGAGAAGAAAGAAAAACTGTACCGAAAAGCTGAAGAGAAAGCTGATAAAGCCATTCAAAAAGCACGGGAAGAAGCAGAGCTTATCGTTCAAGAAATTCGCAACATGCGTAGTGAAGCGGAGTGGAAAGAGCATGAATGGATTGAAGCTAAGAAAATGCTTGATGATGCTAAACCGGAGTTATCGGCAAAACAAGACACCTCTACTCCCTCCAAAAAACGAGAAGAAAAAGTACTAGAACCTGGTGATGATATTAAATTACTTACGATTAATCAGAAGGGGACAGTGTTAGAAAGAATAAGCGATTATGAGTATTTGGTTCAAGTTGGCATTATGAAAGTGAAAGTGAATCGAAAAGATTTACACTACATGGGTAAAACAAAAGAGAAATATGAGCAGCCAATTACAACCATTAAAGGAAGCAACTACCATGTGAAAACAGAATTGGATATTCGAGGGGAAAGGTTAGAAGATGCGCTGTTAAAATTAGAAAAGTATGTGGATGATGCGCTACTTGCTGGTTATCCAAGGGTTTCCATTATACATGGAAAGGGAACTGGAGCACTTCGAAAAGGTGTTCAGCAGTTTGTACAACAACATCCGAGAATAGCTAACTTCAGGGCAGGTGAAGCTGGAG
It encodes:
- the polX gene encoding DNA polymerase/3'-5' exonuclease PolX, yielding MKINKKDVIKLMETIATYLELQAENPFKISAYRKAAQALERDDRSLEEIDDFSKIKGIGKGTSAVIQAYIQTGQSKTLQDLEEQVPKGLLSLLQLPGLGGKKIAKLYHELGVTDAEGLREACEAGRVERLAGFGKKTVEKIVAALEEANKRPERLPIAMMLPLAEKLEDYLNQIKEVDRFSRAGSLRRMRETVKDIDFIIATEQPAIVRDHLLAMDGVKNVIAKGETKVSIVMEDVYDVNVDFRMVQKDAFASTLHHFTGSKEHNVAMRQIAKSRGEKINEYGVEVEETGENLTFHSEKAFFNHFDLHYIPPELRENTGETEVFQSPYPLLELSDINGDLHMHTTWSDGAQSLEEMVLRAIEKSYQFIAITDHSKFLKVANGLTEQRLRKQHEEIVRLNEKYPDIHIFSGVEMDILPDGNLDFSNEFLRELDFVIASIHSSFNQPEDKIMYRLEAALENPYVSLIAHPTGRLIGKRDGYQVNVSALIDRAKETNTALEMNANPNRLDLSYQWAREAQEKGVILAINTDAHNYQMLEHMTYGVGVARKGWIKPETVMNTWSTQELIAYFKRNK
- a CDS encoding endonuclease MutS2; the encoded protein is MNERMLRVLEFDKIIEQVTNYAATSIGKQALQQTHPSTDMDTVVRLQDETDEATHIERLNKTLPLGGVFDIRPSLKRVSIGGVLSAGECIEVSSTIYGARMAKDFVDRLEEDFPILSAMAKEITPLRQLEQAINRCINDDGHMLDSASEKLRGIRSSIRTLESRVREKLSNFTKTHSNKLSDVIITIRNDRYVLPVKQEYRSAIGGIVHDQSASGQTLFMEPKAVVDINNQLQEAFVNEKREMDRILVSLSNLIAEEVNALEHNVHLLGKMDVIFARAKYGQAMKGTKPIMNDRGFIKMNQARHPLIDPQDVVANDIKLGKDYTAIVITGPNTGGKTVTLKMVGLCCLMAQSGLQIPALDGCELAVFSHVFADIGDEQSIEQNLSTFSSHMTTIVDILKYIDEKTLVLFDELGAGTDPQEGAALAMAILDEVIERQARVIATTHYPELKAYGFNRRQVLNASVEFDVETLRPTYRLLLGIPGRSNAFDISRRLGLSTVIIDHAKSYVGMDSKNVENMIASLEQSQLKAEKDYEQAHDLLQQAENFYEDVKNIWHEWQEKKEKLYRKAEEKADKAIQKAREEAELIVQEIRNMRSEAEWKEHEWIEAKKMLDDAKPELSAKQDTSTPSKKREEKVLEPGDDIKLLTINQKGTVLERISDYEYLVQVGIMKVKVNRKDLHYMGKTKEKYEQPITTIKGSNYHVKTELDIRGERLEDALLKLEKYVDDALLAGYPRVSIIHGKGTGALRKGVQQFVQQHPRIANFRAGEAGEGGSGVTVINLK